Proteins encoded in a region of the Clostridium butyricum genome:
- a CDS encoding SPL family radical SAM protein, whose translation MKYIEAKSIVSSYQGNNSWFGINYNMNIYKGCPHGCIYCDSRSECYGIEEFDAVRAKLNSTAIIRKDLKSKRKKGVVGTGAMSDPYNVFERKYEYTREALKLVDEFGFGIGIATKSSLITRDIDILKRIKTHSPVIIKITITTYDDKLCGKIEPNVSLSSKRFQALKMLSDEGIYAGILLMPILPFINDTEENIVNIVRKAYDNGAKFIFAYGMGLTLRGNQRDYYYEKLIKLFPEKKLVEQYMNGYGNSYECSSQNSRKLWSIFTKECKKYGIAYKMNDIINEYKRGYYEEQIKWF comes from the coding sequence GTGAAATATATAGAAGCAAAAAGCATAGTATCATCATATCAAGGGAATAATTCTTGGTTTGGAATTAACTATAATATGAACATATATAAGGGATGTCCACATGGATGTATTTACTGTGATTCAAGAAGCGAGTGCTATGGAATAGAAGAATTTGATGCTGTACGGGCAAAATTAAATTCAACAGCAATAATAAGAAAAGATTTGAAAAGTAAACGTAAAAAAGGCGTTGTAGGAACTGGGGCTATGAGTGATCCATATAATGTATTTGAAAGGAAATATGAATATACCAGAGAGGCATTGAAACTTGTTGATGAGTTTGGGTTTGGAATAGGAATTGCAACGAAAAGTTCATTAATTACACGTGATATTGATATTTTAAAGAGAATTAAAACTCATTCCCCGGTAATTATAAAAATTACAATTACAACATATGATGATAAACTTTGCGGTAAAATAGAACCTAATGTAAGTCTAAGTTCAAAAAGATTCCAAGCGTTAAAAATGCTAAGTGATGAAGGCATTTATGCAGGAATCTTATTAATGCCTATCCTTCCTTTTATAAATGATACTGAGGAGAATATCGTAAATATAGTGAGAAAAGCCTATGATAATGGTGCGAAATTTATTTTTGCTTATGGTATGGGGCTTACACTTAGAGGAAATCAAAGAGATTATTATTATGAAAAACTAATTAAGTTATTTCCAGAAAAGAAATTAGTTGAACAATATATGAATGGATATGGTAATAGTTATGAATGTTCATCTCAAAATAGCAGAAAGCTTTGGAGCATTTTTACAAAAGAGTGCAAGAAATATGGAATAGCTTATAAGATGAATGATATTATTAATGAGTATAAAAGAGGATATTATGAAGAGCAGATAAAGTGGTTCTAA
- a CDS encoding 4Fe-4S binding protein produces MNKFYKKYGYFLLLFFLIISLFDMRFAIAAIICMAAPVLFAVIGKGRYWCGNYCPRGNFYDNILIKISPKRKVPKFFKNTIFRIFMVLFIITNFSIGVYKNLGNLYGIGFVFYKIIVITTIVAMVLGAIYNERTWCNFCPMGTISYAIAKYRGRKTNLYVSDTCVGCNLCSKQCPMGISPKEYKDGKVTDSDCILCQKCVYKCPKNSIIIKK; encoded by the coding sequence ATGAATAAATTTTATAAAAAATATGGATACTTTTTATTATTATTTTTTCTAATAATATCCCTATTTGATATGCGTTTTGCAATAGCAGCAATAATATGTATGGCAGCACCAGTATTGTTTGCGGTAATAGGAAAAGGGCGCTATTGGTGTGGAAATTATTGTCCAAGGGGAAACTTTTATGATAATATACTAATTAAAATTTCTCCCAAAAGAAAAGTTCCAAAATTTTTTAAGAATACTATATTTAGAATATTTATGGTATTATTCATAATAACTAATTTTTCTATAGGTGTATATAAGAATTTGGGAAATTTATACGGAATAGGATTTGTGTTTTATAAAATAATAGTAATAACAACAATAGTAGCTATGGTTTTAGGTGCTATTTATAATGAGCGAACATGGTGCAATTTCTGTCCCATGGGGACAATTTCTTATGCTATTGCAAAATATAGAGGAAGAAAAACAAATTTATATGTATCAGATACTTGTGTAGGTTGTAATTTATGCAGCAAACAGTGTCCTATGGGAATATCACCAAAAGAATATAAAGATGGAAAGGTTACAGATTCTGATTGTATATTATGTCAGAAATGTGTTTATAAATGTCCTAAAAATTCAATAATAATTAAAAAATAA
- a CDS encoding N-acetylmuramoyl-L-alanine amidase, translating into MKLIFSDGHTPSGTAGCGAVDIIDESICTREVGPLCVKYASQEGHNACELVVNHENSYNCEDCYTRVDQANNIGSDLFTEIHFNSGSGNPSGVEVLVNSMNSSAVKYAERVCEKISSAFNIPNRGVKVQRLIVLSRTNMPAMLVECHFVQEHDGILYDADKLARCIVGGILNKDILSNWNLGWNGVLGSWWYCTSVEDKTYYKSEWKLIDNKWYLFDSEGWCRVGWVKYITNSNNKVVWYYLDSDNCDMAIGWHKIDGDWFFFDNNGEMATGWIVDNGKDYYLYSTGQMAHDCEMYGYKFDSEGIATKIE; encoded by the coding sequence ATGAAGTTAATATTTAGTGATGGCCATACTCCAAGTGGAACTGCTGGGTGTGGAGCTGTTGATATAATAGATGAAAGCATATGCACAAGGGAGGTTGGTCCTTTATGTGTTAAATATGCATCTCAGGAAGGACATAATGCATGCGAATTAGTTGTTAATCATGAAAATTCATATAATTGTGAAGATTGTTATACAAGAGTAGATCAAGCAAATAATATAGGTTCTGATTTGTTTACAGAAATACATTTTAATTCTGGAAGTGGAAATCCTAGTGGAGTTGAAGTTTTAGTAAACAGTATGAATAGTAGTGCTGTTAAATATGCTGAAAGAGTATGTGAAAAAATATCTTCTGCTTTTAATATACCAAATAGAGGAGTTAAGGTTCAAAGATTAATTGTCTTAAGTAGAACTAATATGCCGGCTATGTTAGTTGAATGCCACTTTGTACAAGAACATGATGGGATTCTATATGATGCTGATAAACTTGCAAGATGTATAGTTGGAGGAATATTAAATAAAGACATATTATCAAATTGGAATTTAGGTTGGAATGGTGTGCTAGGTTCATGGTGGTACTGTACTAGCGTAGAAGACAAAACATATTATAAATCAGAGTGGAAGTTAATAGATAACAAATGGTATCTATTTGATTCAGAAGGATGGTGCAGGGTTGGATGGGTTAAGTATATAACTAATTCTAACAATAAAGTTGTATGGTATTATTTAGATTCTGATAATTGTGATATGGCTATTGGATGGCATAAGATAGATGGAGACTGGTTCTTCTTTGATAATAATGGTGAAATGGCTACAGGCTGGATTGTTGACAATGGAAAAGACTATTATTTATACAGCACAGGTCAGATGGCTCACGACTGCGAAATGTATGGATATAAATTTGATTCAGAAGGTATTGCTACTAAAATAGAATAA
- a CDS encoding phage holin family protein, whose product MEMNLMEYVPSHLAILIACIYVVGVFLKNLNSVPDKYITIILMLFGITFAVLLSIINAQYKVALDVIVNGILQGICCWGISVGINQTAKQLTKEE is encoded by the coding sequence ATGGAAATGAATTTAATGGAGTATGTGCCAAGTCACTTAGCAATTTTAATTGCATGTATTTATGTTGTAGGAGTATTTCTTAAGAATTTAAATAGTGTACCAGATAAGTATATTACTATAATTCTTATGCTTTTTGGAATTACATTTGCTGTGTTACTAAGTATAATAAATGCTCAATATAAAGTAGCTTTAGATGTAATTGTTAATGGCATATTACAGGGGATATGCTGTTGGGGTATATCTGTAGGAATTAACCAGACAGCTAAGCAGCTAACTAAAGAAGAATAA
- a CDS encoding hemolysin XhlA family protein, with the protein MNEQETIQEIKERLVRIEILLEKNTENWDEKIKVANYRIADLEDTIKWISRTAIGGVITGLIGIMFALIK; encoded by the coding sequence ATGAATGAGCAGGAGACTATACAAGAAATTAAAGAAAGGTTAGTGAGAATTGAAATACTGTTAGAAAAAAATACAGAAAACTGGGATGAAAAAATTAAAGTAGCAAATTACAGAATTGCAGACTTAGAGGATACAATTAAGTGGATTTCTAGAACTGCAATAGGTGGAGTAATAACAGGATTAATAGGCATAATGTTTGCCTTAATAAAATAA
- a CDS encoding phage tail spike protein, which produces MKGLIRLFDSNETNFKHNKNVLSEFTSAYITEDIDGTLEFDGEYPLFDKKSLSKELNIGKIIKSPIYDSRPDQLFKIRKPNTSTSNKTVSVYAQAIGYTDLGSNIILGCHIPAGKTRKEAIGMLLNARQQKVRDYHVGNLDTSTNTNINLGLEEETGNVINYLDIDYKAPLKGLLDDSENSIYKAYKGEIIWNNFEINMVDKRGNDNKFTIRSGKNLQDFEKEISDMNDDFATALIMCSSDGLYLPNNEIIYSSLADKYDRYHYKVIKCDDVSLEDLITENSTDADVEKAKQIVYEQLRERAENYFKEGMAELLGSYTINFIELAKSEEYKNYVELTNCSIGNEVTTIYPELNLKVTTRVTKIKYNILKDEIEEITVGNIKKDITDSINNTENTANSAKQEATDTKFSLKKNTKQINANIDILDKKIQLKISSDDMWSLIEMYPGKILLAVNDEKNKTDVIIDTSGLSVHNGKFKIYNESDELCFWVSKNGQLFTSRSLDIQNSSGDDLMSLNDSRLYFYTSKGIRGIEANTKGIDVKGNLYINGESLESIIQEVINNK; this is translated from the coding sequence TTGAAAGGTTTAATTAGATTATTTGATAGTAACGAAACAAATTTTAAACACAATAAAAATGTACTTAGTGAATTTACAAGTGCTTATATTACTGAGGATATTGACGGAACTTTAGAGTTTGACGGTGAATATCCTCTTTTTGATAAGAAGAGTTTAAGCAAAGAATTAAATATAGGTAAGATTATAAAAAGTCCCATTTATGATAGTCGACCAGATCAGCTTTTTAAAATAAGGAAACCTAATACTAGTACATCTAATAAAACAGTAAGTGTTTATGCACAAGCTATAGGCTATACAGACTTAGGAAGTAATATTATTCTAGGTTGCCATATTCCAGCTGGTAAGACTCGTAAAGAAGCTATAGGAATGTTACTTAATGCAAGACAACAGAAAGTAAGAGATTATCATGTTGGAAATTTAGATACATCTACAAACACTAATATTAATTTAGGACTTGAAGAAGAAACAGGTAATGTAATTAACTACTTAGATATAGATTATAAAGCACCTTTAAAAGGCTTACTTGATGATTCTGAAAATAGTATTTATAAAGCTTATAAGGGCGAAATAATATGGAACAACTTTGAGATTAACATGGTAGATAAAAGAGGAAATGATAATAAATTTACTATTAGAAGTGGTAAGAATCTACAAGATTTTGAAAAAGAAATTTCGGATATGAATGATGACTTTGCTACAGCTCTTATAATGTGTTCGAGTGATGGTTTATATCTTCCTAATAATGAAATAATTTATTCTAGCTTGGCTGATAAATATGATAGATATCATTACAAAGTTATTAAATGTGATGATGTATCGCTTGAGGACCTTATAACAGAAAATTCTACTGATGCTGATGTTGAAAAAGCTAAGCAGATAGTATATGAACAGTTAAGAGAAAGAGCTGAAAATTATTTTAAAGAAGGTATGGCAGAATTACTTGGAAGTTATACTATAAATTTTATTGAACTTGCTAAAAGTGAAGAATACAAGAATTATGTAGAACTAACTAATTGTTCTATAGGTAATGAAGTAACAACGATTTATCCTGAATTAAATCTAAAAGTTACCACTAGAGTTACTAAAATTAAATACAATATTCTAAAGGATGAAATTGAAGAAATTACAGTTGGGAATATTAAAAAGGATATTACCGATTCTATAAACAATACTGAAAATACTGCTAATAGTGCAAAGCAAGAAGCAACAGACACAAAGTTTTCATTAAAGAAAAATACTAAACAAATCAATGCTAATATTGATATTCTAGATAAAAAGATACAATTAAAAATCAGCTCTGATGATATGTGGTCACTTATAGAAATGTATCCTGGGAAAATTTTATTAGCAGTAAATGATGAAAAAAATAAAACAGATGTAATAATAGATACAAGCGGACTGAGTGTTCATAATGGAAAATTTAAAATTTACAATGAATCTGATGAACTATGTTTTTGGGTTTCTAAAAACGGACAACTTTTTACAAGTAGAAGTTTAGATATACAGAATAGTTCAGGTGACGATTTAATGAGCTTAAATGATAGTAGATTATATTTTTATACGTCTAAGGGAATACGTGGAATAGAAGCAAATACAAAAGGAATTGATGTAAAAGGTAATCTATATATAAATGGGGAGAGTTTAGAATCAATAATTCAGGAAGTAATAAATAATAAGTAG
- a CDS encoding distal tail protein Dit, which translates to MNNTLIWNNVRAEDMGIKVISLPPIGLSVENLEEKDRVGADGTLTYKYGYTSDEKEVEADYIGNNPMKVANWLKGSGKVIFGNLPDRYYKARINNIIPLEEVIKNGLYNFTIKFKCQPFGYLLEGEYPIEITKSGTVLCNLKATYKSLPIITVYGTGRGVLTVNSINYTFTNINGSISLDSEIQEVLNKQGEYFESDDFPELKVGENTITFSGGITKVVIIPRWRCL; encoded by the coding sequence ATGAATAATACTTTAATATGGAACAATGTAAGAGCAGAAGATATGGGAATTAAGGTTATTTCTTTACCACCTATAGGATTAAGTGTAGAAAATCTAGAAGAAAAAGATCGTGTAGGTGCTGATGGTACTCTTACATACAAATATGGATATACAAGCGATGAAAAAGAAGTTGAAGCTGATTATATAGGAAATAATCCAATGAAAGTTGCTAACTGGCTTAAAGGAAGTGGAAAAGTTATTTTCGGTAATCTTCCAGATAGATATTACAAGGCTAGAATTAATAATATTATACCTTTAGAAGAAGTAATAAAAAATGGTTTATATAATTTTACTATTAAGTTCAAGTGCCAACCTTTTGGTTATTTACTTGAGGGGGAATATCCTATAGAGATAACTAAAAGCGGTACGGTATTATGCAATCTAAAAGCCACTTATAAAAGCTTGCCTATAATTACTGTCTATGGCACTGGGAGGGGCGTTTTAACAGTAAATTCGATAAACTATACATTTACGAATATAAATGGTTCTATAAGCCTAGATAGTGAGATACAAGAGGTATTAAATAAGCAAGGTGAATATTTTGAGAGTGATGATTTTCCAGAATTAAAAGTTGGAGAAAATACAATAACTTTTAGCGGTGGAATAACAAAGGTAGTTATTATACCTAGATGGAGGTGTTTATAG
- a CDS encoding bacteriophage Gp15 family protein, which yields MNILTNKLPVEVNIDGVLYKINSDYRTSIIFSKLIEDNEVTEDLILEILNLYYPVIPQNIEQAIDKISWFYECGKSKDDNSNNSTGSYKKVFDYDEDSQYIYSAFLSQYRIDLQEVEYLHWWKFKALFEALDDNNEIIKIMKYRSIDLSKIQDKEQRNFYKKMQENYKLKEKVNEADLQALDEMRKLLVQ from the coding sequence ATGAATATCTTAACTAATAAGTTACCCGTAGAAGTGAATATTGATGGAGTTCTGTATAAGATTAATTCTGACTACAGAACTTCTATTATTTTTAGTAAGTTAATTGAAGATAACGAGGTTACTGAGGACTTGATTTTAGAAATTCTTAATCTTTATTATCCAGTAATTCCACAAAACATTGAGCAGGCTATTGATAAAATAAGCTGGTTTTATGAATGTGGAAAATCTAAAGATGATAATTCTAATAACTCTACAGGTAGCTATAAAAAAGTATTTGATTATGATGAAGATTCACAGTATATTTATAGTGCATTTTTAAGCCAGTATAGAATAGATTTACAAGAAGTTGAATATTTACACTGGTGGAAATTTAAAGCCTTATTTGAAGCCTTAGACGATAATAACGAGATAATAAAAATAATGAAGTATAGAAGCATAGACTTAAGCAAAATTCAAGATAAAGAACAACGTAACTTTTATAAGAAAATGCAAGAAAATTATAAGCTTAAAGAGAAAGTGAATGAAGCAGATTTACAGGCATTAGATGAAATGAGAAAACTTCTAGTACAATAA
- a CDS encoding DUF6673 family protein, translated as MKINNVEIEDLDLMDADVAEKFEKATNDLQEKEKSQDFTGKGLAEIIRIQCTLIFDFFNDVWGEGTDKKIFGNKTNYRICEKAFKDVVEYAMKQKNEVLKVAKVKKK; from the coding sequence TTGAAGATTAATAATGTAGAAATAGAAGATTTAGACTTAATGGATGCTGATGTAGCAGAGAAATTTGAAAAAGCTACTAATGATTTGCAGGAAAAAGAAAAATCACAAGATTTCACTGGTAAAGGTCTTGCGGAAATTATAAGAATTCAATGTACATTAATTTTTGATTTCTTTAATGATGTATGGGGAGAAGGTACTGATAAAAAGATATTTGGAAATAAGACAAACTATAGAATTTGTGAAAAGGCTTTTAAAGATGTAGTTGAGTATGCTATGAAGCAGAAAAATGAAGTATTAAAAGTAGCTAAGGTTAAAAAGAAATAA
- a CDS encoding minor capsid protein, translated as MQVGDFIGVKIKLDSTNKILAKRRLNGKGSEAQIFFTKQCAKWMNNYVPFKTGRLKDVSVTIGADYVKYSTPYAKKQYYKNTGGGIKNRSGLRGKLWDKRMWPDKKGVIIKSMADFVGGRSK; from the coding sequence ATGCAAGTAGGTGATTTTATAGGTGTAAAAATTAAGTTAGATTCTACAAATAAAATACTTGCTAAGAGAAGACTTAATGGTAAAGGTTCTGAAGCACAGATATTTTTTACTAAACAGTGTGCAAAGTGGATGAATAATTATGTTCCTTTCAAAACTGGTAGATTAAAAGACGTAAGTGTTACTATTGGGGCTGATTACGTTAAATATAGTACTCCATATGCAAAGAAACAATATTATAAAAATACTGGTGGAGGTATTAAAAATAGAAGTGGCTTGCGTGGTAAGTTATGGGATAAAAGAATGTGGCCTGATAAAAAGGGTGTAATTATTAAAAGTATGGCTGATTTTGTTGGAGGTAGGAGTAAATGA
- a CDS encoding DUF6751 family protein — MVLFPNSDITIYHLDSKTQKYSRINLENVNWSGKRNSTVSDKGVNIAYTVMISAEIGDYKVYTGDKVVKGNITLDITRLSDLNAYEVVTVIGTQESDLFHSINIECK; from the coding sequence ATGGTATTATTTCCAAACAGTGATATAACAATATATCACTTAGATTCTAAAACACAAAAATATTCTCGAATTAATCTTGAAAATGTTAATTGGAGTGGTAAAAGAAACTCTACTGTAAGTGATAAAGGTGTTAATATTGCATATACAGTAATGATAAGTGCCGAAATAGGCGATTATAAGGTTTATACAGGTGATAAGGTTGTTAAAGGTAATATTACACTAGACATAACTAGATTAAGCGATTTAAATGCTTATGAGGTTGTTACTGTTATTGGTACACAAGAGAGTGATTTATTCCACTCTATTAATATTGAATGCAAGTAG